In the genome of Neofelis nebulosa isolate mNeoNeb1 chromosome 8, mNeoNeb1.pri, whole genome shotgun sequence, one region contains:
- the ATXN7L3B gene encoding ataxin-7-like protein 3B — MEEISLANLDTNKLEAIAQEIYVDLIEDSCLGFCFEVHRAVKCGYFYLEFAETGSVKDFGIQPVEDKGACRLPLCSLPGESGNGPDQQLQRSPPEFQ, encoded by the coding sequence ATGGAGGAAATTTCGTTGGCTAACCTGGATACTAACAAGCTAGAGGCCATCGCTCAGGAGATATACGTAGACCTAATAGAGGATTCTTGTTTGGGCTTCTGCTTTGAGGTGCATCGGGCAGTCAAGTGTGGCTACTTCTACCTGGAGTTCGCAGAAACTGGTAGCGTGAAGGATTTTGGCATTCAGCCTGTGGAAGATAAAGGAGCGTGCCGCCTTCCGCTTTGCTCCCTTCCCGGAGAATCTGGGAATGGGCCTGATCAGCAGCTGCAACGCTCACCCCCAGAATTCCAGTAG